The following DNA comes from Ornithobacterium rhinotracheale DSM 15997.
GGGTCTATGAGTATTTTTGCTAAAGATTACACCAATCGTGTACTTGCGGGAAATTATGCCTTAGCATTTAATATTGTAGACATCATCATTACTGTGGTGCCCGTAGCGATTATCTCTTATGTTTTATTCTTATTAATTAAAAAAACATACAAGAAATTCTTATTAGCCAACACCATTTTGGGCGTGAGTTTCTTGATCATTTGGTCTTTGATATTCTGGAAAATCTATTACGGATTCAACACTTATTCTTATCAAGTGTCTATTCCAGAAACCGAGGACACCGTGATTCTTACAGCAGATCAGCTTAAACCTGGAGACAATATCTATGTAGTAGATGTTGATAAAAAAGGCAAAAACTTTAAACAAATCACTGCCGAAAAAGCTAAAGAAGTGAGCAACTCTCAAGTAGCGACTATCGTAGAGAAAAAAGAAAACCAAATCGAGATTCCAGCCACTTGGTTCGGGATTTTGAACTCGCTATTCATCATCATTTTTGCACCATTAATGTCTAAATGGTGGGAGAGCCGTTTCAACCCATCACTGGCAGGAAAATACGCCATTGGTCTGTTTTTCTTGGCGGCAGGATTTGGGTTCTTGGCTTTCGGGGCGCGTGATATTCCAAACGGAGCTACGGCAGCCTCTGTGAGTTTTATTTGGCTCGTCTTGGCTTATTTCCTCCACACGCTGGGAGAACTCTGCGTACAACCAGTAGGGCTTTCATCGGTGAGTAAATTGGTGCCACCTCGCATGGTTGCCTTTATGTTTGGGGTGTGGTACTTGGCACTTGCCATTGGAAACAAAACTTCGGGTAAAATGGGAGAAATGATAGACCAGATTTCTAAAGAACACGGAATTTCTAGTTTCTTCTTAATTTTCACCATAGTTCCAGCTATAATTGGTGTAATTGCATTACTTTTGCACCCACTATTGAAGCGATTAATGCATGGCATTAAATAATTTTAAAAAAAAGGTGGAACAAAAATTGATTAAGCATTAAAAAATCAAACTATGAAACAATTATTTTCGTTATTTATCATTCTTGTAGCAAGTTTAAGTTTTGCTCAAGAAATCCAATGGAAAACCATTGAACAAGCTGAGAAGGAAATGCAGGCACATCCAGAAAAGCCTTTGTATATCGATGTATATACCGACTGGTGTGGCTATTGCCGAAAAATGGATGTATCAACCTACAAAAATGCTGCAGTAGTTGAAAAAATCAACAAAGATTATATCCCAGTGAAATTTAATGCAGAAGAAAAAAAGGACATTAAATTCATGGGGCATGAGTTTAAATTTGTGAGTGCAGGACCTAGCGGTGTAAACACTTTAGCTTACAACTTATTGCAAGGACAAATGAGCTATCCTTCTGTCGTAATCCTTACTAAAGAAGGCAAAATCACCAATATCTTGCGTGGATATTTAACGCCAGACGAAGTGCTCTCAGAGATTTAATCATACTTAAAAAACTAAAACCAAAAAAGTCGTTTCAGAAAT
Coding sequences within:
- a CDS encoding thioredoxin family protein; the protein is MKQLFSLFIILVASLSFAQEIQWKTIEQAEKEMQAHPEKPLYIDVYTDWCGYCRKMDVSTYKNAAVVEKINKDYIPVKFNAEEKKDIKFMGHEFKFVSAGPSGVNTLAYNLLQGQMSYPSVVILTKEGKITNILRGYLTPDEVLSEI